In Thermococcus sp. MV5, the following are encoded in one genomic region:
- a CDS encoding ATP-binding protein: MVISIMKIIERRELKDVLNAKWLLVYGRRKTGKTFYIRERAQYSHYFIVTSGREIFEIKRREIFSFSEFMRVFPLLMNQGRIVIDEFHRLGEPFFSVLQGLSGRGELTLITSTRHYFKKFIGSNSPLLGLFYLRELGLVDPRDALNFVNGLGYSGKAMIELAVLVQESWLAPAIESLGVSVFSTFGSTLKGNIPSLIGEIFTEEARELTMRYSAILETVADGKSSSGEIAKELYSRGLIEKETHSAVAPYLETLVNMGILERIPLFGKRKKIFQYRHLSPVVDFAYYLNAKYGFFETELPDETVERVFKEKMPHYVERFFERLLTKHYSLQPVRIEMPDLEVDIALLRNKKLHLVAEVKWKEKIKERDIKKVEEKFEALNAKRKLLIVPDKEILPRAPENAEVLDWRSVIKLCKVPP, from the coding sequence ATGGTGATTAGCATAATGAAGATTATTGAACGCCGCGAGCTTAAGGATGTTCTGAACGCAAAATGGTTGCTGGTTTATGGAAGAAGAAAAACGGGAAAGACATTTTACATTAGAGAGAGGGCACAATACTCCCATTATTTTATTGTAACAAGTGGCAGAGAGATATTTGAAATAAAGAGGAGGGAGATATTTTCATTCTCAGAGTTCATGCGGGTATTCCCTCTCCTCATGAACCAGGGGAGAATAGTTATTGATGAGTTTCACAGGCTTGGCGAGCCCTTCTTCTCAGTCCTTCAGGGATTGTCGGGGAGGGGTGAGCTCACTCTCATAACTTCAACAAGGCACTATTTCAAGAAGTTTATAGGGAGCAACAGCCCTTTGCTGGGACTTTTTTATCTTAGGGAGCTGGGCTTGGTTGATCCAAGAGATGCCCTTAACTTTGTTAATGGATTAGGCTATAGCGGAAAAGCCATGATAGAGCTTGCCGTTCTCGTTCAAGAATCTTGGTTAGCTCCGGCTATTGAAAGTCTCGGCGTAAGCGTTTTTTCAACCTTTGGATCGACTTTGAAGGGGAACATTCCCAGCTTAATCGGCGAGATATTCACAGAAGAGGCGAGGGAGTTAACAATGAGATACTCCGCAATACTTGAGACCGTTGCAGATGGGAAGTCAAGTTCGGGGGAGATAGCTAAGGAACTGTATTCAAGGGGGCTCATAGAAAAAGAGACTCACAGTGCAGTTGCCCCCTACCTTGAGACACTTGTCAACATGGGAATCCTTGAGAGAATTCCACTCTTCGGGAAGAGGAAGAAGATATTCCAGTACAGACATTTGTCCCCTGTGGTAGATTTTGCGTATTATCTGAACGCCAAATATGGGTTCTTTGAAACCGAGCTTCCAGATGAAACCGTAGAAAGGGTTTTTAAGGAGAAAATGCCGCACTACGTTGAGAGATTCTTTGAAAGATTGCTGACAAAACACTATTCACTCCAACCCGTCAGGATTGAGATGCCGGATCTGGAAGTAGATATTGCATTATTGAGAAATAAAAAGTTGCACTTGGTTGCTGAGGTTAAGTGGAAGGAGAAGATTAAAGAGAGGGACATTAAGAAGGTTGAGGAGAAATTTGAAGCCCTTAATGCCAAGAGAAAGCTCCTTATAGTTCCGGACAAAGAGATCTTGCCGAGAGCTCCAGAAAACGCCGAAGTTCTTGACTGGAGGAGTGTGATAAAGCTTTGCAAGGTTCCGCCTTAG
- a CDS encoding class I SAM-dependent methyltransferase — protein sequence MLFSMAYSEEKFKKEVFSKIPLRNEPPLPEDWLHIEMLERFRLLRFAPIRKGMNILEVGCGAHAITTVPLVYLVGETGRVVAVDILRWHFFEEITSATGLRHRIIPLKVDARELPFPFKSFDLAVLVHGVRSLKSEETMVKVFAEMLRVAEKVFIAESLPTAKNQAQEAHLEMYNLREYIFEALSGEKDDLHYLPLERLRELLEEAGGRIIESGIFEPNLPHYLAYLRREYVEQIKNEKMRVVLLERWDIAYEKWRNGAEHPPVGWFIVKG from the coding sequence TTGCTGTTTTCCATGGCTTACAGCGAAGAAAAGTTTAAAAAAGAAGTTTTTTCTAAAATTCCACTTCGAAATGAGCCTCCTCTTCCAGAGGACTGGCTTCACATAGAGATGCTCGAGCGCTTCAGACTCCTCAGATTTGCACCTATCAGAAAAGGTATGAACATTCTTGAGGTGGGGTGTGGTGCCCACGCAATCACAACAGTTCCTTTGGTCTATTTAGTCGGAGAAACCGGTCGTGTTGTAGCCGTAGACATCTTAAGGTGGCACTTTTTTGAGGAAATAACATCTGCAACAGGGCTGAGACATCGAATAATCCCTTTAAAGGTGGACGCTAGAGAGCTTCCGTTTCCTTTTAAGAGTTTTGACCTAGCTGTGCTGGTCCATGGCGTGAGAAGTTTGAAGAGCGAGGAAACTATGGTTAAAGTCTTTGCTGAAATGCTTCGTGTAGCGGAGAAGGTTTTCATAGCGGAAAGTTTACCAACGGCTAAAAACCAAGCCCAGGAAGCTCACTTGGAGATGTACAATTTGAGAGAATATATTTTTGAGGCACTCTCTGGGGAGAAGGATGATCTTCACTACCTTCCCTTGGAGAGACTGAGGGAACTCCTTGAAGAGGCAGGAGGAAGGATAATTGAAAGTGGAATCTTTGAACCTAACCTTCCACACTACCTCGCATATCTCCGTCGGGAGTATGTGGAACAGATAAAGAATGAGAAAATGCGTGTTGTGCTGTTGGAAAGATGGGATATAGCATATGAAAAGTGGAGAAATGGTGCAGAACATCCACCGGTGGGATGGTTTATTGTGAAAGGTTAA
- a CDS encoding ATP-binding protein has translation MGALEDLYTQERAHLVLIHGRRRIGKTELVKQFIKGKKAFYFLSRKEPMELELERLVRLFNRKFNVFIEARNLEEFFEKVAELGRLVFVIDEFPYWVEEEKSIPSTFQYIWDEILKESKIMLVLLGSSIATMESLMSYKNPLYGRRTAQFRLQSMGFFHLWKAFSRYSWEELVKVYGVIDGIPAYFQYFDDSLSVEENIERNFYNRVSVLYEDAERLLKDELREPITYLNILKAINDGKTKLTEIANETKVAVTNLPKYLKVLETLDLIRKEYPINQIKRGKSIYRVKDFYYRFWLRFVYPYRDDIEIGTISFADFEKDFNRYLGEVFENVAGQFLIRLNSLGRLPFRFTKLGRWWHKEEEIDLVALNSITKEVGFFEAKWKDLSEREARGILKDLRRKATLTGMGGGHFGLIAKGVKGKESLREEDYLVFDLGDFKDVI, from the coding sequence TTGGGGGCACTTGAAGATCTTTACACTCAAGAGAGAGCGCACTTAGTCTTGATACATGGCAGGAGAAGAATAGGGAAGACTGAACTCGTGAAGCAGTTTATAAAGGGAAAAAAGGCATTCTACTTCCTCTCACGGAAAGAGCCAATGGAACTTGAGCTTGAGAGATTAGTAAGGCTGTTCAACCGAAAATTCAATGTTTTCATTGAGGCCAGAAACTTGGAAGAGTTCTTCGAGAAAGTGGCAGAGCTCGGAAGGCTAGTTTTTGTAATAGATGAGTTCCCTTACTGGGTTGAGGAGGAAAAGTCTATCCCCTCAACATTCCAGTACATTTGGGATGAAATCCTCAAGGAGTCAAAGATAATGCTGGTTCTCCTCGGCTCATCAATAGCTACAATGGAGAGCCTTATGAGCTACAAGAATCCCCTCTACGGGAGGAGGACAGCTCAGTTCAGACTCCAATCTATGGGCTTCTTTCATCTATGGAAAGCTTTCTCACGCTACAGCTGGGAGGAGCTTGTTAAGGTCTACGGCGTGATAGATGGCATTCCCGCCTACTTCCAATATTTTGATGATTCCCTCTCAGTAGAGGAGAACATCGAGAGGAACTTCTATAACAGGGTGAGCGTTCTCTACGAAGACGCCGAAAGGCTCCTCAAGGATGAGCTCAGGGAACCAATAACTTATCTCAATATTCTCAAGGCCATAAATGATGGAAAGACCAAGCTCACAGAGATAGCCAACGAGACGAAAGTTGCTGTAACGAACCTCCCAAAGTACCTCAAAGTTCTTGAAACCCTCGATCTAATAAGGAAGGAGTACCCGATAAACCAAATAAAGCGCGGCAAGAGCATCTACAGGGTTAAGGACTTCTACTACCGATTTTGGCTTCGCTTTGTTTATCCTTACCGTGACGACATAGAGATTGGGACGATAAGCTTCGCGGACTTCGAGAAGGACTTCAACCGCTACCTTGGTGAGGTCTTCGAAAATGTTGCAGGACAGTTCCTTATAAGGCTTAACAGCTTAGGCAGGCTCCCCTTCAGGTTCACGAAGCTTGGAAGATGGTGGCACAAGGAGGAAGAAATTGACCTAGTTGCCCTTAACAGCATTACCAAGGAAGTGGGCTTCTTCGAGGCCAAGTGGAAAGACCTTAGCGAGAGGGAAGCCCGTGGGATTCTTAAAGATCTTAGAAGGAAGGCAACGCTAACGGGGATGGGAGGAGGTCATTTCGGTCTCATTGCGAAAGGTGTGAAAGGAAAGGAGAGCTTAAGGGAAGAGGATTATCTTGTATTTGACCTTGGAGACTTTAAAGATGTAATATAA
- a CDS encoding DUF998 domain-containing protein, giving the protein MEKIRPKQEKPCLYIAYLSVAIPLFSIVIAIMLSEWFSITNNALSDLGHAIRSPAALVFNFALGLGGALIIYVSALCIYQSSKLFSAVGFLTGFTLILVAIFDEIYGEFHIKVSIAFFLSLAIFLIAYAVYFKSYLSLPALGISIIAWILHLMYDIPRGAAIPELVSIFAVIPFYIDAMKRFQAES; this is encoded by the coding sequence ATGGAAAAAATTCGTCCAAAACAGGAAAAACCTTGTCTGTATATTGCCTATCTTTCCGTGGCTATTCCCCTGTTCTCAATAGTAATAGCAATAATGCTTTCTGAATGGTTTAGTATAACAAACAACGCCCTAAGTGATCTTGGACATGCCATAAGAAGCCCAGCAGCTCTGGTATTTAACTTTGCCCTAGGTCTCGGAGGAGCCCTTATCATATACGTTTCAGCACTGTGCATTTATCAATCTAGCAAACTTTTCTCTGCTGTTGGATTCTTAACCGGATTTACCTTGATACTCGTAGCGATCTTTGACGAAATTTATGGAGAGTTTCACATAAAAGTTTCTATAGCATTTTTCCTCTCACTGGCCATATTTCTAATCGCTTATGCAGTTTATTTCAAGAGCTATCTTTCCCTGCCAGCTTTAGGAATCTCTATTATAGCGTGGATTCTCCATCTTATGTATGATATACCCAGAGGAGCGGCCATTCCGGAACTTGTGTCGATATTTGCAGTAATTCCGTTTTATATTGATGCGATGAAGAGGTTTCAAGCAGAGTCTTAA
- the cdr gene encoding CoA-disulfide reductase, whose product MEMKRVVIIGAGAAGMSTASRIKRLKPNWDVKVFERTEWVSHAPCGVPYVVEGISPQEKLMHYPPEFFIKKRGIDLHLNAEVIEVEQGMVKVREKDTEKNYEWDYLVFANGASPHNLNIDGINLQGVFTADLPPDAVAIREYMEKSDVRNVVVIGTGYIALEMAEAFVVQGKNVTLIGRSERVLRKTFDKDITNIVEQKLREHINLRLGEQTLRIEGKEKVEKVITDVAEYKADLVIIATGIKPNIELAKQLGVRIGETGAIWTNERIQTSVENVYAAGDVAETKHLITGRRVWVPLAPPGNKMGYVAGSNIAGVDITFPGVLGTAITKFMDLEIGKTGLTEQEALKEGYDVKTAFIEARTKPHYYPGGKKIWLKAIADKESGKLLGLQAVGAEILPRIDAFAIALQAGFATKDLFFADLAYAPPFAPVWDPLVVLARVLKF is encoded by the coding sequence ATGGAAATGAAGCGCGTAGTTATCATAGGTGCTGGTGCGGCAGGTATGAGTACCGCCTCACGAATAAAGAGACTAAAACCCAATTGGGACGTAAAAGTTTTTGAAAGGACTGAATGGGTAAGTCATGCCCCTTGTGGAGTCCCATATGTTGTCGAGGGCATCTCACCACAGGAAAAACTTATGCATTACCCCCCTGAATTTTTCATTAAAAAGAGAGGCATAGATCTTCATCTAAATGCGGAGGTAATAGAGGTCGAACAAGGGATGGTGAAAGTGAGAGAAAAGGATACAGAAAAGAATTACGAGTGGGACTACTTAGTATTTGCAAATGGTGCTTCTCCCCATAATCTAAATATAGATGGAATCAATCTCCAAGGAGTTTTCACAGCAGATCTACCACCTGATGCTGTAGCAATAAGGGAGTACATGGAGAAGAGTGATGTGAGAAACGTTGTCGTTATTGGGACGGGATACATTGCTTTGGAAATGGCCGAAGCTTTTGTTGTCCAAGGAAAAAACGTGACTCTAATTGGAAGAAGCGAGAGAGTCCTAAGAAAGACCTTTGACAAAGACATTACCAACATAGTCGAGCAAAAGCTGAGAGAGCACATTAACCTACGTCTTGGAGAACAAACACTTAGAATAGAAGGGAAAGAAAAAGTAGAGAAAGTTATTACAGATGTTGCTGAGTATAAAGCAGATTTAGTTATAATTGCCACGGGTATAAAGCCCAATATCGAGCTGGCCAAGCAATTAGGAGTTAGAATAGGGGAAACTGGAGCAATATGGACTAACGAAAGGATACAGACAAGTGTTGAAAATGTTTATGCCGCTGGAGATGTAGCGGAAACAAAACATTTAATCACAGGGAGAAGGGTTTGGGTACCTTTAGCTCCACCGGGTAACAAGATGGGTTATGTAGCGGGAAGCAACATAGCTGGCGTTGATATAACATTCCCCGGAGTTTTAGGCACAGCAATAACAAAGTTCATGGATTTAGAGATTGGAAAGACTGGGCTTACAGAGCAGGAGGCGTTAAAAGAGGGTTATGATGTAAAAACCGCCTTCATAGAAGCAAGAACGAAGCCCCACTATTATCCAGGAGGAAAGAAAATATGGCTTAAGGCAATAGCAGACAAAGAGAGCGGAAAGCTTTTAGGACTTCAAGCAGTTGGTGCGGAAATCCTTCCAAGGATAGATGCATTTGCAATTGCTTTGCAAGCAGGATTTGCTACCAAGGACTTGTTCTTTGCTGATTTGGCCTATGCACCACCATTTGCCCCGGTGTGGGATCCATTGGTGGTCTTGGCAAGGGTTTTGAAGTTCTGA
- a CDS encoding 60S ribosomal export protein NMD3, with the protein MSERFCYRCGISETEGGPLIDGLCQVCFRKENPVLLVEDEINTELCQNCGSYKVRGTWVDPKTYELEDLIFEVSDNALMENLSVDERIKEIKIVPKEELEEIGDLFTGEAYVSFEPIDWHIEYFPAIISYEVEVKARIHELQRELHHEKKKVIVYVRQTVCPRCQKFLGGYFEAILQVRAEDRKLTKEERDKISKLVEEKVDEIMKRDRMGFIQDTVEKEEGIDFYMGSTSAARKLAQFIRDKYGGNINEAYQLIGQDRVTSKEVYRTSVSIRLPKFRKGDIVRDKKGNVYKVEEVTGKGLSLKNLHTHESEHKDWKSAKRDEIDTIDHEKIEAMVTGLTPREVHLMDMQSYETFEIENPRVKIEEGKVYKLIKVKGRYYVEEQTKTS; encoded by the coding sequence GATTTTGCTACAGATGCGGAATAAGCGAGACTGAAGGAGGCCCCTTAATAGATGGACTTTGTCAAGTGTGTTTTAGAAAAGAAAACCCTGTTCTCCTTGTAGAGGATGAAATAAACACAGAACTTTGCCAAAATTGTGGTAGTTATAAGGTTAGGGGAACATGGGTTGATCCAAAAACGTATGAACTGGAAGATCTTATCTTCGAGGTTTCAGATAATGCGCTTATGGAAAACCTTTCAGTTGACGAAAGAATAAAAGAGATAAAAATAGTCCCAAAAGAAGAACTTGAAGAGATTGGAGATTTATTTACAGGAGAAGCGTATGTGAGCTTTGAACCAATCGATTGGCACATAGAGTATTTCCCAGCTATAATATCATATGAGGTAGAGGTTAAGGCCAGAATTCACGAGCTTCAGCGAGAACTCCACCATGAAAAAAAGAAAGTAATAGTCTATGTGAGGCAAACTGTATGCCCAAGATGTCAAAAGTTCTTAGGAGGTTACTTTGAGGCAATTTTACAGGTCAGGGCAGAAGATAGGAAGCTCACAAAAGAAGAGCGAGATAAAATCTCAAAGCTCGTTGAAGAGAAGGTTGATGAGATCATGAAACGCGACAGAATGGGCTTTATCCAGGATACTGTAGAAAAAGAAGAGGGTATAGATTTCTATATGGGATCCACCTCAGCTGCGAGAAAGCTTGCCCAGTTTATACGGGATAAATATGGTGGGAATATAAATGAGGCGTATCAACTAATAGGACAAGATAGAGTGACAAGTAAAGAAGTTTATAGAACAAGTGTCAGTATAAGGCTTCCAAAATTCAGAAAAGGGGATATCGTCAGAGATAAAAAAGGAAATGTATACAAAGTTGAAGAAGTCACCGGAAAGGGCCTCTCCCTGAAAAACCTCCATACTCATGAAAGCGAACATAAAGATTGGAAAAGCGCAAAAAGAGATGAAATTGACACAATAGATCATGAGAAAATTGAAGCAATGGTGACAGGTCTAACACCAAGAGAAGTGCACCTTATGGATATGCAAAGCTATGAAACTTTTGAAATCGAAAACCCCAGAGTCAAAATAGAAGAAGGCAAAGTTTACAAGCTTATTAAGGTTAAGGGAAGGTATTATGTAGAAGAGCAAACGAAAACAAGCTAA